Proteins from a genomic interval of Methanofollis formosanus:
- a CDS encoding type IV pilin: MKEFVKNEEAVSPVIGVILMVAITVILAAVIAAFVFGMAGNVSTTKIVAATAIQQNDDIIITYKGGADNGELSYLIMNVEDKALCYTVGDTGSTGTSAPAESEVSGCRVPVGKAWTFTGAGGDGKNHVVVTGHFKDGYEQVILDTFV; encoded by the coding sequence ATGAAAGAGTTCGTAAAAAATGAAGAAGCGGTATCTCCGGTGATCGGCGTCATCCTGATGGTCGCCATCACGGTGATCCTCGCGGCGGTCATCGCCGCGTTCGTCTTCGGCATGGCCGGCAATGTCTCGACCACCAAGATCGTCGCCGCCACCGCCATTCAGCAGAATGATGATATTATTATCACCTATAAGGGCGGGGCGGACAACGGCGAATTAAGTTATCTGATAATGAATGTTGAGGACAAAGCCCTCTGTTATACTGTCGGCGATACGGGTTCAACTGGTACTAGCGCACCCGCGGAGTCTGAAGTGAGTGGATGCCGTGTCCCTGTAGGCAAAGCATGGACATTTACTGGCGCTGGCGGTGACGGTAAGAATCACGTCGTCGTGACAGGTCATTTCAAGGACGGGTACGAGCAGGTCATCCTGGACACCTTTGTCTGA
- a CDS encoding type IV pilin has product MNHLVQNEEAISPVIGVILMVAITVILAAVIAAFVLGMAGNISTPKIVAVTATQQGSDEIIITYKGGADHQLIEWLSVTAPNGTIYYTTSKKGTLSASSSGATGPLVGSSMVLMRESSDGDWSGKNHVVVTGHFTDGSEQVVLDTFV; this is encoded by the coding sequence ATGAATCATCTCGTCCAGAATGAAGAAGCAATCTCTCCGGTTATAGGCGTCATCCTGATGGTCGCCATCACGGTGATCCTCGCGGCCGTGATCGCCGCCTTTGTCCTTGGTATGGCCGGCAATATCTCGACTCCCAAGATTGTCGCCGTCACCGCCACTCAACAGGGCAGTGATGAAATTATCATAACCTACAAAGGCGGTGCTGATCACCAGTTGATAGAATGGCTCAGTGTAACCGCACCAAACGGTACGATCTATTATACTACCAGTAAAAAGGGCACTCTTAGCGCAAGCAGTTCAGGTGCTACTGGGCCCTTGGTTGGCAGTTCTATGGTGCTGATGAGGGAGAGTAGTGATGGTGACTGGAGCGGCAAGAACCATGTTGTCGTAACCGGCCACTTCACAGACGGCAGCGAACAGGTCGTTCTTGACACTTTCGTCTGA
- a CDS encoding type IV pilin — translation MIRSGDDDAVSPTVATVLMVAVTVTLAAFVASFSLGTLGDIPENGLVGAKAVRTDDGAIQVTYLGGDGSAAVDHLNWTIDGAEQADLLDHTIGSVAVNATTSADPGKKHRVMVIATYNDGSSQVVLDTSV, via the coding sequence ATGATTCGGTCTGGAGATGACGACGCGGTCTCCCCGACCGTCGCCACCGTCCTCATGGTCGCCGTCACCGTGACCCTCGCCGCTTTTGTCGCTTCCTTCTCGCTCGGCACCCTCGGGGATATCCCTGAAAATGGGCTTGTCGGGGCAAAGGCTGTCAGGACGGATGACGGGGCGATTCAGGTCACATATCTCGGCGGCGATGGGTCGGCCGCGGTCGATCACCTGAACTGGACGATCGATGGGGCTGAACAGGCCGACCTGCTCGACCATACGATCGGGTCGGTGGCCGTCAATGCGACGACATCCGCAGATCCCGGGAAGAAGCACCGGGTCATGGTCATCGCGACGTACAACGACGGTTCGTCGCAGGTCGTTCTGGACACCTCTGTCTGA
- a CDS encoding type IV pilin: protein MKLFEKFEKNDEAVSPVIGVILMVAITVILAAVIAAFVFGMAGNMSSTKNVAATATQQGSAIIVTYQGGADSNNVEYLRISPDGTNSFYYYANSTGVMNVTSVDQISSPVVGSIPVGYSQKFDNKGSAAKDHVVVAAHFADGSDQVVLDTFV from the coding sequence ATGAAACTGTTCGAGAAGTTTGAAAAGAATGACGAGGCTGTGTCGCCGGTTATCGGCGTCATCCTCATGGTCGCCATCACGGTGATCCTCGCGGCGGTCATCGCTGCGTTCGTGTTTGGTATGGCCGGCAACATGTCGTCCACCAAGAATGTCGCCGCCACCGCCACCCAGCAGGGTTCCGCCATTATCGTCACCTACCAGGGTGGGGCAGACTCCAACAATGTCGAGTATCTGAGGATTTCTCCTGACGGTACCAATTCGTTTTACTACTATGCGAACTCCACGGGAGTTATGAATGTGACCTCAGTGGATCAGATTAGCTCTCCTGTTGTTGGGAGCATTCCTGTTGGTTACAGTCAGAAGTTTGACAACAAGGGATCTGCAGCGAAGGACCACGTCGTCGTTGCCGCCCACTTCGCGGATGGCTCCGACCAGGTCGTCCTGGACACCTTTGTCTGA